A region from the Lycium barbarum isolate Lr01 chromosome 8, ASM1917538v2, whole genome shotgun sequence genome encodes:
- the LOC132607368 gene encoding fatty acyl-CoA reductase 2, chloroplastic: MEALCSLSSSSIVSKSILKLSNNSGTCPPKKIKSVIHCQSSGGNAVKASNLSSVITERSSTISTDNSIAHKHLRNDDGIGIIKFLRGKTFLLTGATGFLGKVLIEKILRTIPDVNKIFILVKAQNQEVAINRLKNEILNADIFKNLKQVHGKSYHTFMLSKLVPVVGNVCETHLGLDKGLANVIAKEVDIIVNSAANTTFDERYDIALDINTGGPSRLMNYAKQCHNLKLFLQISTAYVNGQRQGRIMEKPFCSGDSITKETPLSGIHQNSFPSLNVEDEIKLILESKQAVEDNVAGQKIRELGLERANKFGWQDTYVFTKAMGEMMIDTMRSDIPVVIIRPSVIESTYREPFSGWMEGNRMMDPIILHYGKGQLTGFLVDPNGVLDVVPADMVVNATLAAIAKHGAAGKPGSNIYQVASSVVNPLVFKDLATLLFDHFNSSPYIDSKGRPIHVPRMKLLNSMEDLSFHLWQDAINRSGLTDTADPNGKLSRKLENICRKSVEQAKYLAHIYEPYTFYGGRFDNSNTQWLMECMSKEERWQFGFDVENIDWKDYISNVHIPGLRKYVMKGRGLCSSSS, translated from the exons ATGGAGGCTTTGTGTAGTCTAAGTTCTTCCTCCATTGTATCAAAAAGTATTCTGAAATTGTCTAATAATAGCGGAACATGCCCGCCAAAGAAGATCAAAAGTGTGATACATTGCCAAAGTAGTGGTGGAAATGCAGTAAAAGCTAGTAATCTTTCTTCTGTTATAACTGAGAGGTCATCGACGATAAGCACAGATAATAGCATAGCTCACAAGCATTTAAGGAATGATGATGGTATTGGCATTATCAAATTCCTCAGAGGCAAAACATTTCTCCTAACTGGTGCAACTGGTTTCTTGGGAAAAG TTCTGATTGAGAAGATTTTAAGGACAATACCTGATGTGAACAAAATATTCATCTTGGTCAAGGCACAGAATCAAGAAGTTGCTATAAATAGATTGAAAAATGAA ATCCTCAATGCTGACATATTCAAGAACCTCAAACAAGTCCATGGGAAATCTTACCATACTTTCATGTTGAGTAAGTTGGTTCCTGTGGTTGGAAATGTTTGTGAAACTCATCTCGGATTAGACAAAGGTTTAGCCAATGTGATCGCTAAAGAGGTCGACATAATTGTTAATTCTGCTGCTAATACTACTTTTGATGAAAG GTATGATATTGCACTTGATATAAACACCGGTGGACCTAGCCGCCTAATGAATTATGCAAAACAATGTCATAACCTGAAGCTTTTCCTCCAAATATCCACAG CTTATGTTAACGGACAACGACAAGGAAGAATCATGGAAAAGCCTTTCTGTTCTGGAGACAGTATAACAAAAGAGACTCCTCTCTCTGGAATTCACCAAAACTCCTTCCCTAGTTTGAATGTTGAAGATGAGATAAAGCTGATTTTGGAATCTAAACAAGCTGTAGAAGATAACGTAGCGGGCCAGAAAATTAGAGAACTTGGCTTGGAAAG AGCGAACAAATTTGGGTGGCAAGACACTTATGTATTCACCAAGGCTATGGGAGAGATGATGATCGATACCATGAGAAGTGATATACCAGTAGTAATAATTCGACCAAGTGTTATTGAGAGCACCTATAGAGAACCATTCAGTGGATGGATGGAAGGAAACAG GATGATGGATCCAATTATTCTCCACTATGGCAAAGGGCAGCTCACCGGTTTTCTTGTAGATCCCAACGGAGTTCTAGATGTG GTTCCAGCTGACATGGTTGTGAACGCAACGTTGGCAGCTATTGCAAAGCACGGGGCAGCAGGAAAACCGGGGAGTAATATTTACCAGGTTGCTTCGTCTGTTGTAAATCCATTAGTCTTCAAGGACCTGGCCACGTTGCTTTTCGATCACTTCAATTCTTCACCGTATATTGACTCCAAAGGAAGACCTATTCATGTTCCAAGAATGAAGCTGTTGAACTCCATGGAAGACCTGTCTTTCCACCTCTGGCAAGACGCTATTAACAGAAGTGGGCTAACAGATACGGCTGATCCTAACGGAAAGTTGTCAAGGAAACTCGAGAATATCTGCAGAAAATCAGTGGAGCAAGCAAAGTACTTGGCACATATCTATGAACCATACACTTTTTATGGAGGAAG ATTTGACAACAGCAACACTCAGTGGTTGATGGAATGCATGTCTAAAGAAGAACGATGGCAGTTTGGTTTTGATGTGGAGAACATAGATTGGAAAGATTACATATCCAATGTCCACATTCCAGGGCTAAGGAAGTATGTAATGAAAGGAAGAGGGTTATGCAGTTCATCCTCATAG
- the LOC132608336 gene encoding uncharacterized protein LOC132608336 produces the protein METWIRLRDIFLDHQNSRAVMLEQEFSTTRMEDFPNASVYCQRLKSISDQLKNVGAPVSNSRLVLQLVSGLTEAFKGVGTQIRHSKPLPPFTEARSSLVLEEREQALQAAHTTPSAMVAATGGEDSSFFFIYFYFYNTHNPGHTVNNRGKNNNNKGRNSGRRNGAGRGNSGGKGGRGGSRSNSGGNLQP, from the coding sequence ATGGAAACCTGGATTCGCTTGCGTGACATCTTCCTGGACCATCAAAACTCCCGTGCCGTAATGCTCGAACAAGAGTTTTCCACTACTAGGATGGAAGACTTCCCCAACGCGTCTGTGTATTGTCAAAGGCTCAAGAGCATCTCTGATCAATTAAAGAATGTGGGGGCTCCGGTTTCAAATTCTCGACTTGTTCTTCAGCTTGTTTCGGGTCTCACCGAAGCGTTCAAGGGTGTGGGAACGCAGATTCGCCACAGTAAACCATTGCCTCCATTCACTGAGGCGCGCTCCTCACTTGTTCTAGAGGAACGAGAACAGGCGCTGCAGGCGGCCCACACTACTCCTTCGGCGATGGTGGCTGCCACAGGTGGTGAggattcctcttttttttttatttatttttatttttataatactcaCAATCCTGGTCATACTGTGAATAACaggggcaaaaataacaacaacaaaggcCGCAATTCTGGCCGTAGGAACGGCGCTGGCCGTGGTAACAGCGGCGGTAAGGGCGGCCGTGGTGGGAGCCGCAGTAACAGCGGCGGTAATTTGCAGCCATAG